From the Lactuca sativa cultivar Salinas chromosome 9, Lsat_Salinas_v11, whole genome shotgun sequence genome, the window tcaagtttattttacacttaaattttgacgcttatttttattcttaattattcaaaccacataattaagcaattaagcacaaaacacataatactcaaataatacaatcttattatttcaaaacgggttacaaaggttaacctagactattacattgctaaaaatggcaagcccggaaacacaggcgttacacatgCGAGGCATgtcgctataatggagtcgggctgagaagccaagcgactcgaggcgagggtattGAACCTCGAACGACTGGGCGTCACCCTATAATATGTGTCTAACTCGTATGACCTGTCTGGATTAAAGAGGAATGGTACCGGATGCTTTGCTTCCTCGCTAGCCGTACTAATAATTGAGGCCTCGGTGTCTTGCCTGTTTGTGGAGAGCTATGTGGTAGTGCTACTTAGAGCTTGATAGTGTAGCTATTGTTAAGAGGTGCGTAATGAGGCTGCTGTCAGGAACTGGTCAGCAGGGCCACTAAGGCCCAGGCAGCGAGCTGCTAGCGATAGGTGAGCAACACGACTATTGAGAGTTGGGCAACAAGACTATCAAGAGTTGGACCACGATGCTGCTCTTTCAACCTGGAATACTAATGTCGTCTCGGGAATGCACTATCGTGCATAGTATCAATTCTTCATGTACTTTAGCTCTCCCCCTTCGGAATAAAAAGCACTTCTGCATAGTGTCACtaatcctccccccccccccccccccttattttctttttattataggAGGCGGAGAGAGAGAACATTGGATGCATAGAAGGCCGACAAGAGCTAGGTAGCGCTACCGCTGAGAGTTGGGCAAGGCAACTACTGGGAGGGAGACAATGTAGCTGCTAGTGTCCAGGCTTTGCGGCTGTTGGGTTGGTTCGTATGGTTGCTTATGGTCGGGCTGCATGACTGCTGAGGGCTGAGCCGTGAGACTAGCGAGGGCCGGTCAACATGAATGGTGAAGGGTGAGTAGCGAAACTGCCTGCTGGTCACCTCAATTGTTGATAGCCGAGCAACGCGGTTGCTGAGGGTTGTTTCGAAATACTTCACGAGTAGTAGGAGCTACTACTCTTTCCCTTCCCCCTTTTTTAGAAGATGTCAAGTGGTCTGGGCCGCAACGCCTATTCTGAAAACGTTTTTGTTGAGCGGAGCCTTCAACACGTGAGCGTTGAGCGGTTACTCTTTGTTTTGTAAAGTTGGTGGGCTATATGTTTTTTGTAGATGAAATAGCCCATAAAATTGCCTATGAAAAGCCCAAGGCGAATTTGGTGTGCTCCATTTGGAAGAgattcataattcaaattatgatgaGCCTCCTTGCCAATTATAGGCCCAATGCTAATTTCTTATTGTCATCTTGCGTAAATGGGCCATTATATGCCTCATATCAGTTTTGGGCCATGGGGTTTGCATCAGTTCTAGTTTACGAGCAACTTCAAAGACGCCAATGGAAGGGTAAACGTCAACTAGAGATACTGGAgatattcttcttcttcactttcGTTCATTTTTTTGTTCCTCGTCTGGGATCGTCGATAGCTGTTGTCGGAGGCTTCTCAGCTGGGTCATAAGCAATTGGCGGTACTCGGGGTTGATTGCTCCGATGGGGAAATTGTTCCGATTCGTCAAGTGATGGTAATGGTCGACAACGGTGGCTATCAATCGGAGGTTCGCAAGAGCGTCGTAGAAGAGGTCTGCAAGTGGTGACCCGCGGTGATGATTCAGGAGAGCAAGGGTCGTAATTACTGTCGGTGTTGTTAAGGCTAACCATAGATTGCAGGCGATGCGAACCAGGTTCTCATCGTCGGAGGGTGCGGTGGTTAATTGGGCACAAGGGTCGTCGATCGATTGCCCTTGGATTTCGGATGTTGGGCAGCGACCACGGCTTGCTGGGTCATCAGGATGGACCGATCATGGTTTGATTTCGATTGCTCGCTGCTGGTTAGTGGCGCTTTGGGTCCGGTTTCCGTTGGTTATAGCTGGAATCGGAGGTCACTGCAGTTGTAGGGTCTTTGAACCGGAATAGATTAAGTGGTTCTCAGGCGGCTTGGAGCTGTTTGGCGGCGAGAATGACGATGCTTTAGTTGTTGTCACCGGGGGTTACGAGTTGTGTTGCAGTTCGAATCGGAGATGACCGGAGATTGCGACTGGGCTCTATTCGCTGGTGATGCAGTCGTGACGGACATCTGACGGTGTCGCGGCTATGGTGGAGCGATTAGCAGCGACTAGTGGTGTTCAGTGGTGGCGATGTTGTTGTTGCCCTGaagatgttgttgttgttctgagaGTAACCAGGTCAAAAGGAATGTCCGGTTGGGGGTCTAACGGTCCCGTTAGGGATGATTTGGTGGTTACTTTCCAGAAATCCCCGGCTGTGCAGGGAGGTCGATACTTCACTTTGTCGGCCTCGTTGCTTTGCTAGGTCACATGTGTTGCAGGTTGGTGGCACTTTGGCTTCATGTACCGGTGATGATAGTAGGGAACGAGGAAGCTGGAGGCGGCGATGGAGACCATTGATGGAGCTATCGTGTTGCTGTTTGAATGCTCAGTGGCCGGAGGTTGCTGACCGGTGAAGTTGAGTCGGGGTTTGGGGAAGTCTTTGACTGCCCGAGAAATTACATTGACCGGGTGGGGTCCATTACTTTCTGCTCATTGAGGATTGGACCAAGGAGGCCCCACATGGGTTTTGATTTTTGTTAGGGATAATTACTTGATAGtataagatactttttgaaatgtacacatttaatccttatttttttttcttgtaaaataaacccttatattttattttttgtaacaatGCAGTCCTTGTGACCGGCTATATCCGGTATACCGGTCATATACGAATTttcttttagggaaaatgacttgatagggtaagatactttttgaaatgtacacatttagtacttattttttttttgtaaaataaacccttatattTTATTAATACGTACACATTAGGTCCTTTTCACCGGATTCTACAGGTTTTGCTGATGTGGAAGTACAAGCGGCACTAAATAGCAATTAAttagcttgtcaccggaggtggGTGATCCTCCAGCAACAAGAAAAGGGCGGCAACCCTTCTCTTTCTCGTCTCTCTTCCTCCCGATCGAACAACAACAGCCAAACACCCTTTACCTGTTGTGTTTCTCCGATCTGTCTCTCTTTGCCTCCATCTTTGAGATATGTTGCcagaaaaaagaagaaagaatcgaCGAAGGGGCTACCAGATCAGCTCCTCGCCGCCAACTATCGTCTCTACTGCCTTCTGCCTCACCCTTCGACCTTGTTGTTTTTGCCATCATTCCTCCTTGCTACCAGTGATGTGTAGGAACACACAAAGGAGTCGTCGGAGATCTGAGTTCTCCCTCTTTTTCATGACgaataaaagttggaaaaatctcaTTGTGGATATGTGGATGCCACCTAGGTATTTCAtttcaacaaaataaaagaaatggaaaatgacttgatagggtaagatactttttgaaatgtacacatttagtccttattcttttttttttttgtaaaataaacccttccacgtcagcaaaacctgtagaatccggtgaaaatgacctaatgtgtacatattaataaagtataagggttttttttacaagaaaaaaagaataaggactaaatgtgtatatttcaaaaaatatcttaccctatcaagtcattatccctttttgTTAACAACATTGTCTGTGCGTTGTGCACCCTCACCCCCttccttttttttcaaattttattgtTCACAATAGACAGACAAAATATGAGTTGTAAAGGTTTTTCTCCTTGTCTACACACTAGCTTTTGTctgcatcttttttttttcttgaaacgtACCATCACGGTAATTCTCACTCTAAATGGGTTTAgggtatatgtatttttaaggaTAGATAATTTTGGTGAGAGGAATAAACGGGTTTTGTTGTAGTGAATATGAGCTGTTTGCTTTTGTATCTATCTTTTTTTACAAATCAGTTCTCCTTGTTTCTTGTAGAACTCCTTTCTACTCCTTTTTTTAAACCATTAACTAAAATGGTAAAACCATAGGGTAAAAGTAACTTTATCAACTTTTGAAAATATCCAGGGATTACAGCACAATGAAAAATGAGTCTTCTGGAATTAAGAAGATAAAAAATTAATAGAAACTTATTTCTTCTTTCAAATTTGCAAACAACTTGAATAATACTTGAGAATCCTAAACCAAATAGGATTTTCTGAAAAATATACGAACTGAAAGTGGGTTAAGACCCATCAGAGCTTCTCATCCCTTCTCTTTTTCTTTATGAGGGTTTTGTAAAATGTACAAGCTAAATGGCTGAATGTACAAATAAATGTTTCAGAAATTGAAGTTCTATACATAAATAAAAGATTGttcttctcatttttttttttaaaaacatatacaCTAAAAATGAAGTAGAAacttctcttcttttcagatttcTTAGAAAAAACACCAAAATAAAAACGAAAATGGGTTAAGAACTCATGAGAAATTCCTTCTTCACTACTTGCTGAAGAACCCATCAAAATATAGACGAAAATTAGATCTTATGAAGTCTTTTAAAACATGAGTGTTGCTCAAATGACCTAAAACGAAACATATCTAGATATCTGAGCAAGAAATTCAACATATCTTAACGGGAAAGACTCAACAGATCAAGAGATCCGAacaaaaagctcataaaaatatattttctcttCATCCTACTCAACAGAACCCCGAAATATGAACCAAAAACAAATCCAAGAAGATTTGCGCACACTTGTGGAGTGTTTGATTGAAGGAAATCATATAGATCCATAGATGTGAACTAAAAAACATGATAGATATACAAATCTAAGAGATGGTGAAGCAAATTTGATCCGATCTTGTCAAGAAACACACAGATCTGAACAAATGATACTAGAAATTAACAGATCTGAGGAAGCCTGAGATGAAAACACATCAGATCTGAGGAAGAACGAGCTTGAAACTGACCGAGGCTTTTGCTACTTGCTCGGATCCGagatggcgccaaatgatgcgaCATGGACCTCCGGCGAGTCTTCGGGTCTTCTGCTACTGCGGAGATCTGCTAGTCACAATCAGAGAGATGCGTTAGAGTCATCCCAGGGACTATGCCCTGGGAGCGgactccgacgatcaagttagatcaAGTGGTAGATATGAGGTGGTCCTCtatagctggagagaaccatcttggtgttggtggtggtgtatggtggctGACGGCGGCGGGTTGCGGTTGAGCCACCCGGCCGGAGtatagtggcggctgagccatgggGGAAAATCCATCTCCATGGAGGAGGTACTgttcattatataggggacaattaggtcaaggggaattaggtcaggccttgggccaaCCCAATTTAGGCCCAGCTAGCAAGGAGCTGGGTGAGGCCGCCCAGAGGCGTCGGGCTGGACTGGCGGGCGCACACCAGGAAAGACTGGCAAGGAGCGCTAGGCAAGGGAGCGCCAGGCCGGGTcggcaggagagtccccagcatgGCTGGCAAGAGAGCACCAGGCAAGGCTGGCAGGAGCGCGCCAGGCCAGGCTGGTGCTCTAGAGTGGtctaggccatgctaatggaccatatatcatcaatatgagattttgagatacatgacACTTGGTTTTCTTATTGATCATGGATGATTATAGTTTTTGATAATGTTtttcaaacgaaatttttggcttgtatttttgggatgtttcagggATTGAACCAGAATAATCGAGTTTTAGAGGAAAAATTACCAAGAGTTGTGTTGTCGATGAGGCTTCCGGTGGCGATAACGGTGCTTGTGAAAGAGTCGGTCGGCTGATTCTAGAGCAAAGATGGAGTGGGTGAGGGAACGATGTGTGTATTGAAAGAGAAGAGGGAAAGTGGGGCTTAAATATCAAGGGAAAACATGCAGAAGATGTCGGAGGCGATGCAGCTGGATCCGGAGACGAAGGCGCCACAGGCGAAGCCGATGGCGGCGACAACAAAGGGGATCAGAGTTGCAACATATTGGAGTGGAGGAGAGGCGTCGATGATGGTTGGGTGGGAAAATGAGGTTGTGTCGTGAAATAGAAGAGAATATGTCGTGTGCAAAACAGGAAACACGTGTTTCCTTATTTTTTCAGATACAATCACATGTCTAAGAAATTaagaggtttttttttttgtaatttaagAGGCAAAAAATAAGATGCTATCAAACACCATACATCTGAACTTTTAAGAGATtgcctcttaatttttcaattaaggTCATCTTCAATGCATTGAACACTTAAGAGTTCAATGGATTGTCACATCAACATTCTACTAACTATACCACTTAACATATTAAGCTCTATACTCCATTAAACTCTTAAGAATTTAATGAATTGCCACATcatcatttcaatttttttttatataaacagtattaataaataaaactagAATATTACATTAATTAGAAATTTAAAGTtacaattatttaatattaattaaagataatttaaaaattaaaagttacaaataagatgttattcttttaaaatatttttaggatttatatattttttattgtttagaataaaaaaattataaattaacttaataaattaaattattgaatataaataaaatcaggtataaaacaaaaaataataatatatagtttgttttttaaaaaaaattaagtaaattaactttcaatataataatatataatttgTACTAAATTGAGAATGAACAAAAAAATCCCATATCATCGTTGAATGGGGATTAAACCCCCGTTCATTCAACTCCATCCACAATGTTAAATATTATCCATTAAATGTCACCTCATCATTTTTTATCCTTTGAACCCTCCATGAAATTCCTATTGGGACAGCCTAAGAGGTAAATAAACAGCCCCTAAATCCAATAGTTTTGTTTGATGGCAATTCAGTGTGTTCTTCTAAGTGTTGTCCAATCTATTCTTCGgtaaattcaaaaattaaattcATGTCTAATTAAGTTATCGGTTTTTGTTTTGATTAGTTTTTATAACAATAATCAACTCATTGTATCAATGAGtattaataattttatttatatataaaatgttCATATTTAGTGGCTATATGCAACAGTTTGCACATGTACTAGGAAATATGCCGTTGTGCAACTTGTATGCTAAGCGCTAAAAATGTCGTCGTTGCATAGTTGAGGGTGAAAATGTGATTGTATGCTAAACTAAAGGACAAGGGCCAAACTTGTCATTGGTGGTATAGTTCAGGACAAAAGGTTATGACTTATgaattgaaataataaaaaattatgttGTCAAGAATGGGATTCGAACCCATGCCCTTTCGGACCAGTACCTGAAACTGGCGCCTTAGACCAACTCGGCCATCTTGACTCGTTGATAATTTTATCAaataattaatataatataaaagtAAAAAAAGTAAACAGATTTTTTTTGCTGATAATTGAAAATTGTATATTTAGTTATTACAGATAGATTTTATTGAAGAAGCTTCGACAGGACAATAAAGATTTTTGACTTTTTGCTATATTTTGTGAATTTTATATGGCATCCACTAATGGTGTCGGTTGTTATTATCTAGCACCATAGATATAGCTAGAACAGAAAGGTTTATATACACATAAATTCTACTGTATTAGACAGGGATGAACATTTGAACAGAATCGATTATAGACTTTGGACCGGACCTGTTGAGGCTTATCAAGTCCAAGTTCAAATCCACATCCGGTTcacaatttttggacataaaaatgAACatttggatcggatcaaaccgagtTTTGGACCGAACATATTTTGCAGAAATTTATGGACTTTTAACCGGATATGTTGAGGCTTATCATGTCTGGTTTCCGATCCGATCCGAAAGTTCAGATGCTCACGTCTAGTATTAGATGAGATATATCCGGTTTCCGATCCGATTCGAAAGTTCAGATGCTCACCTCTAGTATTAGATGAGATAGTGGATACATGACAAGATTAAGATATACACTAAGGGTGtaataaaatatagaaaaatatatattaGTCTATTGAATATAATTAccaaaattaatattttaaagaACAGATTCAAACTTAATAGTAATCGACAATTTTAGTTACGAGTTGTTTAAGGCATTAAGCACTACAATATTGTTTTTCTTGATAATATTCCAATCAAAATTTATTGTCCTGTCAACattacaaaataattaattatagtatTAGTAGCTATTCATATACTTCTTGATAAGAAAtacattattgttttttttataagaTTCTAATCCTAATTTTTTGTTATATCAACATCACAAAATATTTATAGTATTAGTAGCTATTCATATACTTCTTTTATTTCTATAAAAAGACGCATTATATTTAACTAGTTAAAAATCAATTAATTTTATTCAGGGTATTTATATCTACGTTATGAAAGTGATTATATATGGTTACCAAAgctaaaagtcataaaatgagACTTGAGTATATGATTATGTGGTTATTTATATGATTCTTTATGATGAAAATAATTAGTTTTATAATAGTTACAATAAAATtatcaacaaaaataaaaattattatttcttaTTTGTCTATTGTTTTaccataatttttttaaaattcagccgtatttttttatatatatcatcttcaagtttttttttttatttatatatcgtCTTAATGTTATTTATTGGAATTATGACTAACAaatcttaaaaaatatatatattaagaaattacttataaaaaattattattgaAATATCTGAGTTTCCACTAAACTTCAAGCACTAAAGCTAATGCATTATGTTTACAAGATGTTAAAACTTTTGACCCTTAACAAACTCCGACTGTTCACGAATAATAATAGGATCGATCGTATTTGTTGTCCGAATCGCTAAAACCTTCTCAACAATAAGACTTATGGGATGATAATCAGAATTTCACTTTCAAAAACACCCCAAAAAACTGATTTATaaacaaaatttcatttaaaaaaatgaaaaaatcgaACCAGGCGAAACCGATTTTTATATAgctataaaaaataataataccaACCGAACCGGTTTAAAACCGGTGTTGGTGCACCACTAAGACCCGGTTGGTGGAAAAGCCCAATAATATGATTTACAATTATACGGCCCGTTAACGAGCGCCATTTTGTTTCCCTTGGCTTCAATTGTTTTCCTGCCGGTCGCCGGTGAGGTGTTGCAACTGCGAGGAAGAAAGCCATGGCGTTATTGATGGAGAAGGGTGCTGAACCTCAAACGGAGAGTGAATTAGCAGACCTTGATGCTATCTCTGCTCTCAAGGAGTCCGCTGCACTTGAACTCAAAGTAATCTCTCTCTACTTACTACTTATATATAATCACAACATGTTTACCTCGATAATTCTGAATCTGGTTTCTTATACCCCTAGTATGTTGACTCGATAAATGAATAGTCTTATGTATTCGTTGATCTTAAAGTTGTATTGCTGTACTGTATTTCTATATGTTAATATAGATATTAGTGTGTCATGCTTAACCACAATAATCtggaataaattaaaaaaataaaaaaagtagaAATCAGAGGCCGCTACTCTTGAACTCAGTAAATCTCTGTCTCCATTTCTCTGGTTATTTGAATACAACAAGTTTAGCTCCGGCATCTGCTTTCTTATTATCCTGGTTAACGAACTTGATTGTTTGGGTAATTGTATGTTTGGATTGATCTTAAAGCTGTAACGAGAAGAAAATAACCCTCGGTGCTTTATGAGATCAAACAATATTGGTTTAGGTTTTCAGTTTTTCATCCCAGAAGTTTATTCTAGTAAGGTAGTTATAATGTTTTAGATGCAAACTCTAATTACTCTTGATCAAATATGaagtgaaaacacagcaactgATTTGATAACTAAGAGGAAAACAAATTGGTTGTAACTTTTTTGATTGGGAATGCAGGAAGAAGGTAACAAGTATGTGAAGATGGGAAAGAAGCATTATTCAGAGGCTATCAACTGCTATACAAGGGCTATAAATCAGAAAGCTTTAAGTGACATGGAGACCTCAATGATATTTTCTAATAGGGCACATGTAAACTTACAACTTGGAAATTATGGGCGTGCTCTTTCAGATTCAGAGGAAGCCATCAAGCTCTCCCCAACAAATGTCAAGGTCTCCTTCCTCTTTCTACTTGCATTTGTATACAGTTCAATCTGACATTAATAGGATGATGATCTTATTCAAGTGTCTTCTGCTGTATTTGTCGTTAGGCTTTTTACAGAGCAGCAAAAGCATCATTATCTTTGAATAAGTTGGTTGAAGCACGAAGGTTTTGTGTAAAAGGACTGGATGAGAATCCAGATAATGTAGAACTAAAGAAGCTATGTGAGGTGATTGATTCACAAATATCACAACGCCAACAACACGAGGCCCAAGTTTCCAAAGCTTTGACAGCAGCTAAGGTCTTGATTGATGTTTTCATATAATTAAAAAGTACAATCTTGTGAAGGCTCTCTAACATGAGTTTATTATGTATGTGTAGGATCTAGTGTCAGCAATTGAAGAGAGAGGATTGAAGATTGGAAAGGCAATGTTCCAAGAATTAACAGGATTGAAAAAGCCGATATTAGATAAAGATCGTATACTTCACTGGCCTGTTCTTCTTCTTTATGCAGAGGTTATGTCTAGCGACTTCATTGAGGACTTCTGTGAGACTGATATGTTTTCACCTCACCTTGACCTCATATCCTTTTTCTTATAGCTGCtataacaaaacaaaacaattttcaccaaataataaattaaataattctGTTAAGTGGAATCCTTAGCGCTTGAAAACATGTTCTCAGATAGTGGTGCACCATTGCCATGGGATAAAGAGAATGCTTACACTCGTGATGCCATTGAGTTGTACTATGAGGTTAGATCTATTCTTGTATGATTAGGGCATTATGTCTTTATCTTGTCCTGTGTACTATGATTTTGTTgtttaacattttttttcaatCTTTTGTTTGGTTTGGTGGGCAGGCGGGATCAGGGGTAGGTCTGTCCAAGAAGGAAATTATTAGCAATTTCTTACAGGGTACAGTTGCTTCCCATCTTGAGAcatttggtgatgatgatgaaacaGATGCAGTTAAACCTTCACCTTCAGTTggtatgttatttatttattttgactgAAAAATATAATCACAACTGTTTTGTGTTTGAATGAACTTTTCTTTTGTAATTATTTTTCAACTTTAGGGGGAGAAGGTGGTTCGAAATGGGTGAAAGTGAACGAAAGAAGAACCCTTCATTCGGTTCTCAAAGAAGACAAATTTGTTATCCCTGGGATTCCTGGTTTGTCACCATCAAAAACccaacttcttctttttttgtGTTCTtccatattttatttttaattttttttttttttggtattggTGGGTGCAGTGTTTTTTGCTGTTTCAAAAAGATCAAAGAGCTTCTACAAAAAATTCAAATCTGGGAATTGGTCCCTTCCATCCTGAAATTTAATGAAAAAACAAAATCAGACCCCGCCCtcgttataaaatatttttgtattcatGTTTAATGCCAATGTTCTAAAAGTTTGGGTGGTTCAACAAGTTTTATTTATTGTTAAATGAGTGATTATCTGGAGTCATAATTAATCTCATATCAttaacaataaaattaaatacagTTGCTAATTTATTATTTCTGTTATACTGATTTGATAAAGTCAcagtttcttctttttttttttttttggaaacggcaAATAGTATATTAAAACTCCGATGTACTTGCTTGATGAGGGACAAACAGTTTCTTCTTTCATATTGTTATAAGTTGAGAATATTATATACTCAAACAACTTATTTGATTTTAGGTGATTGGCTCTATATAAATATTTTGTAGGGGTAGGCTTTTAGGTAGTTGTCACTTATTTTGTACCCTCTCTATCTACAGTAAATGCTTGTGGCAGACAAACTGACAACTACTACAAGGGAGGGAACCAACCAAATGTTGAAATACCTACAATATGTGGGAAAGGGAAACTAACAAATTTACCTTGACAAACAAGGAAAGCATAAAAATCCAGTCAAGTCAGTTGTATAGTATAGTATACAAGtatgaaagaaagaaagaagagaagaaaagaaACACCATACATACAATAATACAATACATGAGGAAGAAAGAAATCTCTAGGATCAGTACAACTTACTTTACTTAGGGCTACCATAATTTAcaaccaaaccaaaccaaacctACCGAGTCAAGCGTGTAGCCACTGCTCAGATCAGATGTCTCTTGTTAACGAACATAATAGACTATATATAGTACACACATGGTCATGGTCATGGTCATGGTCAAACATACAACAAAACGGTCAAAAGTAAgtgtgggagagagagagagagagagaaaaaaaagagCAGGTGACCACAGGAACTGCTAGCTTCATCTGCATCTTCAACAGTTAGGACTAGGAGAGCTGGTGCAACTAAGTTCCTGTAACATCAACATCGATGTCATTTCCGATAACAATCACCACATTtttctctttattttttttaaatgatgatAACATTTCTTTTCTTTGGTACATTTACATACCTTATGTAGGCTAGATGTGACATCAAATACTAAGCATTTAAAGCCTCATCCACCCTGAAACATAAACAAATCTTATCTTGTTCAATAAATGAATATATCCTTTG encodes:
- the LOC111881272 gene encoding uncharacterized protein LOC111881272, which gives rise to MALLMEKGAEPQTESELADLDAISALKESAALELKEEGNKYVKMGKKHYSEAINCYTRAINQKALSDMETSMIFSNRAHVNLQLGNYGRALSDSEEAIKLSPTNVKAFYRAAKASLSLNKLVEARRFCVKGLDENPDNVELKKLCEVIDSQISQRQQHEAQVSKALTAAKDLVSAIEERGLKIGKAMFQELTGLKKPILDKDRILHWPVLLLYAEVMSSDFIEDFCETDMFSPHLDLMFSDSGAPLPWDKENAYTRDAIELYYEAGSGVGLSKKEIISNFLQGTVASHLETFGDDDETDAVKPSPSVGGEGGSKWVKVNERRTLHSVLKEDKFVIPGIPVFFAVSKRSKSFYKKFKSGNWSLPS